One Dehalococcoidales bacterium genomic window, CCGCCGCTGTCGCTATTGCGGGGCACCCCTGCCCTGGCGTGTGTTCCTGGTGGAAGCCAGCACTGCAGTCCTGTTCGGAATCCTGTACTGGCACTACGGCCTGACACTGCAATTCGGTATTACCATCTTCTACTTCTGCGTCTTCATAGTCATCCTGGTCATCGACTTCAAGCACCAGCTCATTCTCAACAAGATTGTCTATCCGGTTGCAGTAGTAGCCCTGCTGCTCGATGTCCTCGCACCACAACCGGAAATGTTGACCCTGGCACCGAATGCCTTCCTGGGTATGCCGGATATTGCCGCTCGTACCGTCTCCGGCATCGCCGGTGGTGCCGCAGGCTTCATCATGCTGCTGTTACCCGCTCTCATCTTCGGTGGAGGAATGGGGATGGGTGACGTCAAGATGGCCGCTCTCATCGGCCTGGCGGTCGGTTTCCCCAGGGTATTCGTTGCCGTCTTCGGTGCGATAGTCCTCGGTGGCTTTCTCGCCGTTTTTCTTGTCCTGACCAGGTTAAGGAAGCGAAAAGATGCGATTCCCTTCGGCCCATACCTTTCCCTGGCAACGATGGCAACCCTGGTCTTCGGCAATCAGCTTCTCGACTGGTACCTGGGATTCTTTTCCTGACAGCTACACCGCCTTGTGGATTCAGTAATGAAGATAGTGGTCGCCCCCCAGAGTTTCAAGGGTAGTCTCTCCGCCCGGGAAGTGGCTGACGCCATCGCCCGTGGCATAAGACGTGTACTGGCTGATGCCGAGGTAGTAGTGCTGCCCATGGCCGACGGCGGAGAAGGTACGGTCGATGCCCTGGTCTTTGCCACCGGCGGCAGGACAATGCAAACTGAAGTGTCCGGGCCTCTGGGTGACAGGGTCATCGCCGCCTGGGGAATCCTCGGTGACGGGGCGACTGCCGTGGTGGAGATGGCGGCTGCTTCCGGCCTGGTGCTGGTACCAGCGGACAGGCTGGACCCACTGACGGCCACGACATACGGTACCGGAGAGCTGGTCCGGGCAGCCCTTGATAGTGGATGTCACCGGATCATCATCGGCATCGGCGGTAGCGCCACCAATGACGGTGGTGCCGGCATGGCTCAGGCCCTGGGCGCAAAGCTGACCGACCGGGAAGGCAGGGAGCTTCCCCCGGGTGGTGCCGCCCTGGCCAGCCTGAGACAGATAGATATCTCCGGACTGGACAGCCGCCTCGCCGAGAGTCAGGTTACGGTCGCCTGCGATGTCACCAACCCGCTCTGCGGTAAAGAGGGCGCATCGTGGGTCTACGGGCCACAGAAAGGGGCCACCGAAGCGATGTGCCGCCAGCTCGATGAGGCCCTGGCTAACTATGCCTCCGTAATCAAGAAAGACCTGGGTATCGACATCAGGGACATGCCCGGGGCAGGGGCAGCCGGAGGGCTGGGTGCGGGTCTGGTAGCATTCGCTGGTGCCAGGCTGGTGCCCGGTATCGAGATTGTCAGTGATGCTGTGGGGCTTGTCGAGCATCTGAAAGGAGCTTCACTGGTCCTCACCGGCGAAGGCAGGCTTGACACCCAAACCACGTTCGGCAAGACGGTCGCCGGAGTTGCCAAAAATGCAAAGGTGCTGGGCGTACCCGTGGTGGTCATTGCCGGGGAGCTTCACGGCGACCTGAAGGAACTGTACCGGTACGGTATCGACGCCGCCCTGAGCATCGCCCCCGGGCCCATCACACGGGAAGAATCGGAGGCAGATGCGGCCCGCCTCATCGCCGATGCGTCCGAGCGGGCACTGCGGCTGGTCCTGATTAATCCCCATTGATGTCCGCCGCACGACAATTGACATATCTCTATCGCACACTTACAATCAGCATTAGCACACTCGTGGAAAAGAGGAACTGGTACCGGAAACACGGTGCCAGGAGAAGAACATGACTACACCAAGGGTCTTTATTACGCGCAGGATTGAACAGGAAGCACTGAACAGGATAGCGGAGGCCGCGGAAATGGAGGTCTGGCAGGAGGAATTGCCGCCTCCTTACGATACCATCCGAGAGAAAGCCCGGGACGCCGATGGTCTGCTGACACTGCTCAGTGACCGGATTGACGCCACCGTCA contains:
- a CDS encoding prepilin peptidase, which gives rise to MEITLIVIFTLLGAAVGSFLNVCIDRLPAGKSLVSPPSFCDACQRPLLLKDLIPLFSFLRLRRRCRYCGAPLPWRVFLVEASTAVLFGILYWHYGLTLQFGITIFYFCVFIVILVIDFKHQLILNKIVYPVAVVALLLDVLAPQPEMLTLAPNAFLGMPDIAARTVSGIAGGAAGFIMLLLPALIFGGGMGMGDVKMAALIGLAVGFPRVFVAVFGAIVLGGFLAVFLVLTRLRKRKDAIPFGPYLSLATMATLVFGNQLLDWYLGFFS
- a CDS encoding glycerate kinase, which codes for MKIVVAPQSFKGSLSAREVADAIARGIRRVLADAEVVVLPMADGGEGTVDALVFATGGRTMQTEVSGPLGDRVIAAWGILGDGATAVVEMAAASGLVLVPADRLDPLTATTYGTGELVRAALDSGCHRIIIGIGGSATNDGGAGMAQALGAKLTDREGRELPPGGAALASLRQIDISGLDSRLAESQVTVACDVTNPLCGKEGASWVYGPQKGATEAMCRQLDEALANYASVIKKDLGIDIRDMPGAGAAGGLGAGLVAFAGARLVPGIEIVSDAVGLVEHLKGASLVLTGEGRLDTQTTFGKTVAGVAKNAKVLGVPVVVIAGELHGDLKELYRYGIDAALSIAPGPITREESEADAARLIADASERALRLVLINPH